In one window of Leptidea sinapis chromosome 31, ilLepSina1.1, whole genome shotgun sequence DNA:
- the LOC126974069 gene encoding fasciclin-2-like isoform X7: MRSFRVGATGAVALAFLLVVLTECSAANLRIFPMQKQQTVAVGKSVVLTCQADASDPALVTQPQWRDPKGQIINEASPGTRPEIYTEPMPAKQLQLLYISSITPAMAGNYTCEATFTNMPLSASVVLDTFVAITWTNANENQYATKGKDFKVMCEVTAEPAPSVDWFKEGTPILTGDRYVIHANGLMIKGVEESDDGTYTCRAVVIQTGELAERNIKLEVYTAPEMEERETKVVIKEGESAAITCKARGKPPPTYSWIKASTRENLGTASRFSVNELSGLLTFDRVEAGDYGKYICSAVNQAGHNETELEVEVLVPPKIFELFNTTAAEKTEGRLECKATGRPAPSISFRKLSNMDRFLNGANQDGRISIESSSRQTGDQMQSSAVITISSLNRTDDGLYECIAENEGGEARKNGHLTVQFRPTFEHMTDMPIWSWNAQPINISCIAESIPNATIKWKFHDLDLIESPQVRIYGSGPISYVTITPTDRSLYGIYKCIATNTLGEAEHIIQVREAFPPGPVLQAKQETITATSVSFNIVGPAEEMGPPILAFTTQYKENGNYDWNLAMNRTWSINSPYIVENLMPMYTYDFRFAAVNQVGVGSWGAPITVIMPRRSPPEQPKWREAVSSESLIHGKYADKYELQWKVPAHNGEPIDMYEISYCPVLKVSGEWRVSAESDCVIDELKSYEAISYEIRGLRPDTRYRMHVRAHNILGYSLPAQLFVQTALGNPNGSTANFQWAHNIVETLFAIIVINLNFGIKSD; this comes from the exons AATGTTCTGCGGCGAACCTGAGGATATTCCCCATGCAGAAGCAACAGACGGTTGCAGTGGGCAAGTCAGTCGTGCTCACGTGTCAAGCAGACGCCTCGGACCCGGCCCTAGTCACGCAGCCCCAATGGAGGGATCCTAAGGGGCAAATTATAAATGAAGCATC GCCCGGTACAAGACCCGAAATTTACACGGAACCGATGCCCGCTAAACAACTGCAGCTGCTATACATATCGTCAATCACTCCAGCCATGGCAGGCAATTATACTTGCGAAGCGACCTTTACCAACATGCCTCTCAGTGCAAGCGTTGTTCTCGACACTTTCG TTGCAATCACTTGGACAAATGCTAATGAAAATCAATATGCAACAAAAGGAAAAGATTTCAAAGTGATGTGCGAAGTAACAGCTGAACCAGCGCCGTCAGTTGATTGGTTCAAGGAAGGCACTCCG ATTCTTACTGGCGACAGATACGTCATTCACGCGAATGGTCTCATGATAAAAGGTGTTGAGGAGAGCGATGATGGAACATATACTTGCAGAGCAGTTGTCATTCAAACTGGAGAGCTTGCAGAGAGGAATATTAAACTTGAG GTTTACACTGCTCCTGAAATGGAAGAGAGGGAAACAAAAGTAGTTATCAAAGAAGGTGAATCAGCAGCTATAACTTGTAAAGCAAGAGGAAAACCACCACCAACCTATTCCTGGATAAAAGCTTCTACTCGCgaa aATTTAGGTACAGCTTCTCGCTTCAGTGTCAATGAATTATCAGGCCTTCTAACATTTGATAGAGTTGAGGCAGGTGATTATGGGAAATACATATGCAGCGCGGTAAACCAAGCTGGGCATAACGAAACAGAACTTGAAGTTGAAGTACTTGTTCCACCGAAAATATTTGAACTATTCAATACTACTGCTGCTGAGAAGACTGAAGGAAGACTGGAATGTAAAGCAACTGGTCGCCCAGCACCAAGCATTAGTTTTAGAAAGCTAAGCAATATGGATCGGTTTTTAAATGGTGCGAATCAGGACGGAAg aatttcaATTGAGTCGAGCAGTCGTCAAACCGGAGACCAAATGCAATCAAGTGCTGTTATAACAATTTCATCGCTAAACAGAACTGACGATGGCCTTTACGAATGCATTGCTGAAAATGAAG GTGGAGAAGCAAGGAAAAATGGCCATTTAACGGTTCAATTTAGACCGACATTTGAACATATGACAGACATGCCTATATGGAGTTGGAATGCTCAGCCCATTAATATTAGTTGTATAGCTGAAAGTATTCCAAATGCTACCATAAAGTGGAA ATTCCACGATCTTGATCTGATTGAATCTCCTCAAGTAAGAATATACGGTTCAGGTCCTATAAGCTACGTCACGATAACCCCAACGGATAGAAGTCTCTACGGCATATACAAATGTATCGCTACAAATACTCTAGGTGAAGCAGAGCATATAATACAAGTTCGAGAAGCATTTCCTCCAGGACCAGTTTTACAA GCAAAGCAAGAAACAATCACAGCTACTTCAGTATCATTCAACATTGTGGGACCAGCCGAAGAAATGGGTCCACCAATATTAGCGTTCACCACTCAATACAAAGAAAATGGCAACTACGACTGGAATTTGGCCATGAATAGAACTTGGTCTATTAATTCACCGTATATCGTTGAAAACTTGATGCCAATGTATACCTACGACTTTAGATTTGCAGCCGTGAATCAAGTTGGTGTTGGAAGCTGGGGAGCGCCGATAACGGTTATAATGCCAAGACG GTCTCCACCAGAACAACCGAAATGGAGAGAAGCTGTAAGCTCCGAGTCTCTTATCCATGGAAAGTATGCTGataaatatgaattacaatggAAAGTACCTGCTCATAATGGCGAACCTATAGATATGTACGAAATAAGCTATTGCCCA gTCCTTAAAGTGAGTGGCGAATGGCGTGTATCTGCTGAATCTGATTGCGTTATTGACGAATTAAAATCGTATGAAGCAATCAGTTATGAAATAAGAGGCCTTCGACCAGACACTAGATACCGTATGCACGTCAGGGCTCACAATATTTTGGGCTATTCTCTTCCCGCTCAGCTGTTCGTCCAAACTGCTCTCG gtAACCCCAATGGAAGTACAGCAAATTTCCAATGGGCTCACAATATAGTGGAGACACTTTTTGCAATAATAGTCATAAATCTCAATTTTGGGATAAAATccgattaa